Proteins found in one Methanofollis fontis genomic segment:
- a CDS encoding alpha/beta hydrolase family protein, whose translation MKHGRALTITITLLITVLFAVSAGCTGPVQQPSASPAVTAPAADGSSLVFTDQEFAFELRRTIGASYAGEADIGECLATASRIQEGDFESWYTEWNRTADAFRAAGDGSLAAGHRVSAMEAYYRAATYYRTAEFFLHGNPADPRIVETWSKSRDAFRDAIALDVVPYEIVAIPYENTTLPGYFYTVDDSGISRPLLIVQTGFDGCQEELHPYAMEGIRRGYNVLTFEGPGQGEVIRVQHIPFRADWENVIAPVVDYAAGRPDVDEDRIALWGISLGGYLAPRGAAYEPRITALVADGGTYDVGQNLLQNLQEGGGAPANLTEDDLQEWLQTDPAEFNDAILGAMAHDTGTRWLNENGMFVFSAASPAEFWAKWMEFSLAGIAEEIRCPTLVCAGAADHFDPDGVQAQALYDHLTCERDLMVFSDDYGAGSHCQLGAFAQSFAAKFDWLDDRMGMSG comes from the coding sequence ATGAAACACGGGAGAGCCCTCACCATCACGATCACTCTTCTCATCACTGTTTTGTTTGCCGTTTCTGCAGGCTGCACCGGCCCTGTTCAGCAACCTTCGGCTTCCCCTGCCGTCACCGCGCCTGCCGCTGACGGCTCTTCACTCGTGTTTACGGACCAGGAGTTCGCCTTCGAGCTCAGGCGGACGATCGGCGCCTCGTATGCGGGAGAGGCCGATATCGGCGAGTGCCTCGCCACTGCATCCAGGATCCAGGAAGGAGACTTCGAGAGCTGGTACACCGAATGGAACAGGACGGCGGACGCCTTCAGGGCCGCGGGTGACGGGAGCCTCGCGGCCGGGCACAGGGTTTCCGCAATGGAGGCATACTACCGGGCCGCAACATATTACCGCACGGCCGAGTTCTTCCTGCACGGCAATCCCGCCGACCCCCGCATCGTGGAGACCTGGAGCAAGAGCCGGGACGCATTCCGAGACGCCATCGCCCTCGATGTCGTCCCGTACGAGATCGTCGCCATCCCGTACGAGAACACGACGCTGCCGGGTTACTTCTACACCGTCGACGACTCTGGCATTTCCAGGCCGCTCCTCATCGTCCAGACCGGCTTTGACGGCTGCCAGGAGGAGCTCCACCCATATGCAATGGAAGGGATCAGACGCGGCTACAACGTCCTGACATTCGAGGGTCCGGGCCAGGGCGAAGTGATCCGGGTCCAGCACATCCCGTTCCGTGCCGACTGGGAGAACGTGATCGCCCCTGTCGTGGACTATGCGGCGGGTCGGCCCGACGTCGACGAGGACCGGATCGCACTCTGGGGAATATCGCTCGGGGGCTACCTCGCCCCCCGCGGTGCCGCATATGAGCCCCGGATCACGGCGCTAGTGGCGGACGGAGGCACCTACGACGTCGGACAGAACCTGCTTCAGAACCTGCAGGAAGGCGGCGGAGCGCCCGCGAACCTGACGGAAGACGACCTGCAGGAATGGCTGCAGACAGATCCGGCGGAGTTCAATGATGCCATCCTCGGTGCCATGGCGCATGATACCGGCACCCGCTGGCTGAACGAGAACGGGATGTTCGTCTTCAGTGCCGCCTCGCCGGCAGAGTTCTGGGCGAAGTGGATGGAGTTTTCCCTCGCCGGAATCGCCGAAGAGATACGGTGCCCCACGCTGGTCTGCGCCGGTGCGGCCGATCACTTCGACCCGGACGGGGTGCAGGCACAGGCACTCTATGACCACCTCACCTGCGAGCGCGACCTCATGGTATTCTCCGACGACTACGGTGCCGGATCGCACTGCCAGCTCGGGGCGTTTGCCCAATCGTTTGCCGCCAAGTTCGATTGGCTCGACGACCGGATGGGAATGAGCGGGTGA
- a CDS encoding ArsR/SmtB family transcription factor, with product MILPEGIEESLCRCGGIDGLVERLPGDAEIEARCILHRALADPNRQKILSMLAVQPLCVCVIKAVLEIADSRLSYHLSVLKKAGLIQGEQQGNWIIYRLTIEGERWMSENRD from the coding sequence ATGATCCTCCCCGAGGGGATCGAGGAGTCGCTCTGCCGGTGCGGCGGCATCGATGGGCTGGTCGAGCGCCTGCCCGGCGACGCGGAGATCGAGGCGAGGTGCATCCTCCACCGTGCGCTCGCCGATCCGAATCGGCAGAAGATCCTCTCCATGCTCGCCGTCCAGCCCCTCTGTGTCTGCGTGATCAAGGCCGTGCTCGAAATCGCTGACTCCAGGCTCTCCTACCATCTCTCGGTTCTGAAAAAGGCCGGGCTGATCCAGGGAGAGCAGCAGGGCAACTGGATCATCTACCGCCTCACTATTGAGGGGGAGCGGTGGATGTCGGAGAATCGGGATTAG
- a CDS encoding permease codes for MAITEMLLSAGQFFAVIAGELLLLFVGISFLVGLLHAYVPEERIRRTLAGQGEGTATVLGGFFGALTPFCSCSTIPILVGLLNAGIPFAACMAFLLASPLLNPVILSLLAALIGPVPTAVYAVITFCAAILLAILLSRFGFEKYVREVTIEGMKAPSTCDCAGGGFRERHAPRFRSALHFAISLFRQVLPYLLLGAGIGAFIYGFVPANLIISVAGPENPLAIPAAAAIGVPMYIRAETIIPISAVLLQKGMGVGAVMALIIGGAGASIPEITLLSAIFERRLVAAFVATVLGIAVIAGCAFGILLPA; via the coding sequence ATGGCAATCACTGAGATGCTTCTCTCCGCCGGGCAGTTCTTCGCCGTGATCGCCGGCGAACTGCTCCTGCTCTTTGTGGGGATCAGTTTTCTCGTCGGACTGCTCCACGCCTACGTCCCGGAGGAACGGATCCGGCGGACCCTCGCCGGGCAGGGCGAGGGCACGGCCACCGTGCTCGGCGGGTTCTTCGGGGCGCTCACCCCGTTCTGCTCCTGCTCCACCATCCCGATCCTGGTGGGGCTGCTGAACGCCGGGATCCCCTTCGCCGCCTGCATGGCATTCCTGCTCGCGTCCCCGCTCCTCAACCCGGTGATCCTCTCCCTCCTCGCCGCCCTCATCGGACCGGTGCCGACGGCGGTATATGCCGTCATCACCTTCTGTGCGGCCATACTGCTTGCCATCCTCCTCAGCAGGTTCGGCTTTGAGAAATATGTCAGAGAGGTAACCATAGAGGGTATGAAGGCGCCTTCTACCTGTGATTGCGCCGGCGGAGGGTTCAGAGAGCGCCACGCCCCGCGGTTCCGGTCGGCCCTGCACTTCGCCATCTCCCTCTTCCGCCAGGTCCTGCCCTACCTCCTCCTGGGCGCCGGCATCGGTGCCTTCATCTACGGTTTCGTCCCCGCCAATCTCATCATATCGGTTGCCGGGCCGGAGAACCCCCTCGCCATCCCGGCAGCGGCGGCAATCGGTGTCCCCATGTACATCAGGGCAGAGACGATCATCCCGATCAGCGCCGTCCTCCTCCAGAAGGGGATGGGCGTCGGGGCGGTGATGGCCCTGATCATCGGCGGTGCCGGTGCGAGCATCCCTGAGATCACCCTGCTCTCGGCGATCTTCGAGCGGCGGCTGGTGGCGGCGTTCGTCGCCACTGTGCTCGGGATCGCCGTCATTGCGGGGTGTGCATTCGGGATCCTTCTC